AGTGTCTTCACTGCAGCTCATTCAGAGGCCGAGTGGGAATCGGATAGTTTGAAGGCAGccacattttttttgtcaagtcacctcaaagacaaaaacagtCTTCTGAAATTTGTCTGACTGATCTTGTGAAACAGCGACCCACAAAATCGCTCACAAGCATCAGATGTGACCTCGACAAGTTCTTGAACGACACTTGAGTCAACTCcaacatcaaaactaaaatgcCACTGAAAAGTCCTTGATTAGCGCCAGGGAGGTTTGGTGCGGTTGTGTACTCGGTgcacgatgtgtgtgtgtttttggaggCAGAGTCagtaaataataacaaacagACTTCCTATAAATCTTCCGTTGTGTGTGTCGAGACGCTTAAAAGGAGATGGCGATGCTCAGTGCAGTGTTTGTCTTCAGGCCGGATTTTAACACTGTACAAACATTCCTGTAAGACTACCACTGACATAAAGACAGATTAGGTCTCACTTCTGCCTGTGTCATAGGTTAATCTCGCCTGGGCCAGACAGTATATCTGAGCCATGTCTAACACAAAAGAAGGCTCCACTGTTCTCTCAGTGGTCTCACAGGCGGGTGGACTTTAAAGTGTTCCAAAGTCTGTGGTGGGATGAACATTTCCAAACAGCATAGTCGATACAAAGGGCTGGAAGCAAAGGAATCTTCCTGGTTATCCCTCTTAACCTAATCGTAGGTAAAGAATAACACAGACCTGGAATCATTAAGCTTCAAACGTGTTAACTTTCACAATAATTAAAGTTCAACGCAGGAAGAAACGTGTGTTACAGTTTCCAGGGGTCACTTGTACTTGGACAGTTAACTAGAGATAATCCAGGGTCCGAGTTAGTGGGAGTGGTTTGGGTGGAATTGGCCTTTCTCCTGTAGTAACATCACATGACAGGCCTAAAGGTAACAACTATGTGGAGTGAATGGACAGGGAGCAGTGTGCTTCCAGGACAGTGAGCCGTGAGGAACACAAGCTCCGGCATCTCTCACCTCTCACGTTCTAGGAGgaggccccccccccgaccGCTCTGGGACAGTCGCGATGCCACGAAACAACACTTTGAAAGGCGGCCGTGCAAATTCTGAACTCGGTGTTGAAGAGTGGCTGAGGTCCAAGGCTGCAAGGGAGCCCGCTCCAGGCCTCTCTTCGCTGCAGTGGAGCCCGGGCCCTCTGGGCAGACCGATCTCCATGGGCTCCCAGCTGGACGGCGTTGGGGGCTCACGGGATGACCACGTGCGCCTGGTCCCGAAGCCCAGGACCAAACTCTACCGCCGCCGCTGGTTCATGCTGTTTCTCTTCAGCGCCGTCTCGGCCAGCAACGGCTTCATGTGGCTCCAGTACGGCATCATCAGCAACATTTTCATGCGCTTCTACAACATCGACTCTCTGGCCATCGACTGGCTGTCCATGATATATCTGCTCACATATATCCCTCTCATCGTGCCCGTCCTGTGGCTCCTGGAGCACAGGGGCATCCGGGATGTCGTCCTCGTCGGCTCGGCCTTCAACTGCATCGGTGCATGGATCAAAATCGGTAGTGCCAGTCCCCATCTGTTCGCGGTCACCTTCTTTGGCCAGTTTGTGTGCTCAGTGGCCACCGTGTTTGTGCTGGGTATTCCCTCCTACCTCGCCTCGGTGTGGTTCGGGGAGAAAGAGGTCTCCACTGCCTGTTCCATAGGAGTTCTGGGAAACCAGGTCTGTCtgaataatcaaattaatcatttaattccTGCAGCAAGTGACTCATGGACTTGTGTGAACTGTCTGATAGCTGCATGCAGATTGTGCAGCGCAGCACTAGATGCCAGAGTCACATAGGACTTCTAGTGTCTCAGTGTGAGAGGCCGGAGAATTGAGTTAACTGGTTCCTGAATACTTACTTGTCGTAAATGGTCGGTTTGAATGTGAAAATATTGAGTCCCAGTATTTAAATTGTGTGTTAGATTAGTCACATTACAATGTTGCTTTTAAGATGTGTTTATATAGCAAGCAACATTTGTAGAAATATTATAATAGCGTGGTCATCGAAGTCCAAAAACGTTTCAACTCCATGAGTGTTATATAcaagacacagagaagagaagtaGAATTTTTCGAGAGGGCTAActttattaaatttaaattgaatttattttctcCACTGCAGTCTGCCTTTAAAAGATCAGactcttaaaaatgtacatttaaaccAGTCGCAAACCAACAGTTTTGAATGATAAGTAGGAATCACTCATATATGCACTTAATATTTGTCAAAACAAGCAAAAATAGCTTTTAAGTTTATGAGATTTTAAATAACGGCAGCAGTGAGGTTCAAATCACCATTTTTCTAATCcactttgatttcattttaccTACAAAAAACCATCATGTAGCTCTGTGAACTCTCTTTCTCTAATTTGAGTTGTGTGCGTTCCTCGTCTCACAGCTGGGCATCGCCATCGGGTTCCTGGTGCCTCCCATCCTGGTGCCCAATGTGGACGACATGGACGAGCTGGCTCACCACATCAGCATCATGTTCTACATCACAGCAGGAGTGGCGACCTTACTCTTCATCCTTGTTGTCTTCGGTAAGATGACCCCAAGGGGCCCCCAGGGAACACGTTCATTATATAAAgcgctagggttagggttagacctAGGCTTAGggttagccctaaccctaaccctattctGCA
This genomic window from Platichthys flesus chromosome 18, fPlaFle2.1, whole genome shotgun sequence contains:
- the flvcr2b gene encoding heme transporter FLVCR2 isoform X2 — its product is MPRNNTLKGGRANSELGVEEWLRSKAAREPAPGLSSLQWSPGPLGRPISMGSQLDGVGGSRDDHVRLVPKPRTKLYRRRWFMLFLFSAVSASNGFMWLQYGIISNIFMRFYNIDSLAIDWLSMIYLLTYIPLIVPVLWLLEHRGIRDVVLVGSAFNCIGAWIKIGSASPHLFAVTFFGQFVCSVATVFVLGIPSYLASVWFGEKEVSTACSIGVLGNQLGIAIGFLVPPILVPNVDDMDELAHHISIMFYITAGVATLLFILVVFVFQERPELPPTQAQATARSIPPEQYSYTASVLRLLRNRPFIFLIITYGLNVGCFYAVGTLLNRMIIDHYPGEEVNAGRIGLTIVIAGMVGSLICGIWLDKTKTYKQTTLGVYFMSLVGMIIYAATLSLGHLWVVFITAGTLGFFMTGYLPLGFEFAVELTYPESEGTSSGLLNCSAQVFGIIFTICQGKIIDAFGTLAGNIFLCVFLLIGTILTGFIKSDLRRQRANLLARAAGPTDCRDVSLTTPTIIREAQL
- the flvcr2b gene encoding heme transporter FLVCR2 isoform X1, translated to MPRNNTLKGGRANSELGVEEWLRSKAAREPAPGLSSLQWSPGPLGRPISMGSQLDGVGGSRDDHVRLVPKPRTKLYRRRWFMLFLFSAVSASNGFMWLQYGIISNIFMRFYNIDSLAIDWLSMIYLLTYIPLIVPVLWLLEHRGIRDVVLVGSAFNCIGAWIKIGSASPHLFAVTFFGQFVCSVATVFVLGIPSYLASVWFGEKEVSTACSIGVLGNQLGIAIGFLVPPILVPNVDDMDELAHHISIMFYITAGVATLLFILVVFVFQERPELPPTQAQATARSIPPEQYSYTASVLRLLRNRPFIFLIITYGLNVGCFYAVGTLLNRMIIDHYPGEEVNAGRIGLTIVIAGMVGSLICGIWLDKTKTYKQTTLGVYFMSLVGMIIYAATLSLGHLWVVFITAGTLGFFMTGYLPLGFEFAVELTYPESEGTSSGLLNCSAQVFGIIFTICQGKIIDAFGTLAGNIFLCVFLLIGTILTGFIKSDLRRQRANLLARAAEEEGQMSGRDYGSTILISQQQAPPSQA